The segment ACTATACTCATAGTTTCCATATACACTGTGGGTTTGGACCACCGTTTTATCTTCGTCTAAAACAAATTCTAAATTCGTCGTGTTTAAAAATGCATAACCCACATCTTTTAGCACATATTGATACCCAAAAGTCGCTTTATTTTGCTCATTAATCTCTTGAGTTAATTCTGTCGATATTCCTGAATCAAATATGACATTTCGTTTCTCAAAATCAGATATCTGCTGTTCATCTTCCGAAACAATATAATTATAATTAAGCTCATACTCAGAAAAATAGGCATTGGTAGATTGCGTTAATTTTGAACTCCAAACGGTATCCCATCCTAAGCCGTAACCTCTATTTAAGATCGACATTTGATCATTGAAGGTATCATTTGTTGCAGCATCAGAAACAGTATAATCTAAGTTGTTATCAATTGCAATCGCACTCGCATAGATCTTGTGTGATGAATTAGGCTGGTAATTAAGTTTGATATTATAATCGAAAAAATCAAACTCGTTATTAGGGTTGTTCCCGTTTTCTATTTTAGTGCTTTCAAAAACCTTATCTGCCAACTGATCAAAGGTATAAGTCTGATAAAGATTGGTGTAACTAGAACGCACCGAAGCTTGAAGGCCAAGTTTGTTTTTTATGATTGGAATATTTACATAAGCATCGCCATTAATACCGTTGAATCCCATTTGCGCTCTCACCCTATTCTCAATTTTAGAAGTCGATGTCATAGAAATTACACTGGATGCTCGCTCACCATATCGCGGATGGGAACCTTTATTAATAAAACTTACTGCTTTGGTGGCATTGGGATTAAAGGGAGAGATCATTCCAAAGAGATGACCTTTATGATACATATTAATCCCATCCCAAATTAGACGGTTTTGATCCATTTTACCTCCTCGAACTAAGAATCCAGAAGCCGTTTCATTTGGACTGATAACACCTGGTAATAATTGGATACTTTCTAAGACATCAGGTTCGGTTAGACCCGGCAAAATACCCAAGCTTTGTGGTCGAATTTGATATGTTGCATCCTTTTGTTTTGATATCCCGTTTGCTAAGTAACTATTGAGTACGATCTTTTTTAATTGCTGTAAACGTATTAATTCTTTAGCGTCATTTACAATAATATATCGTTTTGCAACCACTTCAAATTTCAGATTGATTTGATTGGATAAACTATTCAAGAGCTGCGATAAAGTGCGCTTCTCCTTAGGTAAATTAACAGTTTTGTCTTCGATAACCTGGTCTTGATAAGAAAATCGCACGTCATAAAGCGCTTCAATTTGTTCAAACGCATCTTCTACCGAATCATTATCGAAACCCATGTAAAATTTAGCCTCTTCTTGCGAAAAGGCTAAAACGGGTAAAATTAGTACAATACTAAAAATCAGTTTTCTCACTTTGTGCTCAAATAGATGTTTCCTTTTTCTTTTTCAATATATTGTATTTGTAAAGACTTAAAGACCGTTTGTAAAGCAACGTCTTTGTCTTCATGTGTAAAACTACCCGTATAAATTAGTGTGTCATCAACTTGCTCGGTATAGATTGAAATATCGTACTGCGATTCTAAAGCAGCAATGACATATTTCAGTGGTACACTTTTGAACGTACGCTCACCATGAATCCATGACGGATCCGTTTCGGCAGTTTTAGATGCTTCAGCCTTAAAACCATTAATACGTCGAACGGA is part of the Formosa sp. Hel1_31_208 genome and harbors:
- a CDS encoding TonB-dependent receptor domain-containing protein, which encodes MRKLIFSIVLILPVLAFSQEEAKFYMGFDNDSVEDAFEQIEALYDVRFSYQDQVIEDKTVNLPKEKRTLSQLLNSLSNQINLKFEVVAKRYIIVNDAKELIRLQQLKKIVLNSYLANGISKQKDATYQIRPQSLGILPGLTEPDVLESIQLLPGVISPNETASGFLVRGGKMDQNRLIWDGINMYHKGHLFGMISPFNPNATKAVSFINKGSHPRYGERASSVISMTSTSKIENRVRAQMGFNGINGDAYVNIPIIKNKLGLQASVRSSYTNLYQTYTFDQLADKVFESTKIENGNNPNNEFDFFDYNIKLNYQPNSSHKIYASAIAIDNNLDYTVSDAATNDTFNDQMSILNRGYGLGWDTVWSSKLTQSTNAYFSEYELNYNYIVSEDEQQISDFEKRNVIFDSGISTELTQEINEQNKATFGYQYVLKDVGYAFLNTTNLEFVLDEDKTVVQTHSVYGNYEYSNPKLFDLSFGVRATYFDELDTFRFEPRLLIFKPLFKHVKLQVSGEIKNQIISEIDETIISDLSLENRLWRLANGNEFPIINSKQVSAGLIYANNGWTIDIDNYYKTLDNITALSFGFLNPENSQFKIGEQRIFGIDVFLKKRFNSFNTWVSYSFNNSESRYQNLNNEEFFTSRSNVIHAVSSSLSYKLSNFQVALGWRLQTGKPFTQSTNGVNGLEFNDGINTQRLPTYHRLDISSTYKFRFSRDSKLRAKVGFSIRNVYNRKNLISREYIGNNDLNSAIEVLDKFSIGLTPNLMFRVYW